A genomic segment from Luteolibacter ambystomatis encodes:
- a CDS encoding DUF4259 domain-containing protein, translated as MGAWGTGCFENDDAMDWIWDLDDADDTTLLKDIFSGCIESKDYLEAPDGSIVIAAAGVVAALNGEPDEELPDGVTAYVEKIDTEPSADLKALATKAVKKVSGDSELKELWEEAGTLDEWLKAIAGLQKRLQ; from the coding sequence ATGGGCGCATGGGGCACCGGCTGTTTTGAAAATGACGACGCGATGGACTGGATCTGGGATCTGGACGACGCGGACGATACGACTCTTCTGAAGGACATCTTCTCGGGCTGCATCGAGTCCAAGGATTACCTGGAGGCACCGGATGGTTCGATCGTGATCGCAGCGGCCGGTGTCGTGGCGGCGTTGAACGGAGAACCCGATGAAGAACTTCCCGACGGTGTCACCGCCTACGTGGAAAAAATCGACACGGAACCTTCCGCGGACCTCAAAGCGCTCGCAACCAAAGCAGTGAAAAAAGTCTCGGGTGATTCCGAACTCAAGGAACTCTGGGAAGAAGCAGGCACCCTCGACGAATGGTTGAAAGCTATCGCCGGGCTGCAGAAGCGCCTTCAATAA
- a CDS encoding basic secretory protein-like protein, whose protein sequence is MLPKSITLASVLSVLATSTLHAEPDPPAPAAKPESKTIIHEGKYTYIFDSGTAPDLKEWQNTEFAAVVKEWYPKLNTMLPSNGYNAATTVSFRFRDDMKGTPAWAAGTEISLNAPWFRNNLKGEARGCVVHEMVHIVQGYGRGKNPTPGWITEGIPDYIRWFLYEPQTKGAEITRGNLGSAKYDASYRISANFIDWVIRTKDKDLLAKLNEVCREGKYTENFWKERTRTSLQELGEEWKKANEERLAK, encoded by the coding sequence ATGTTACCCAAATCCATCACCCTCGCCTCCGTGCTGTCCGTCCTGGCGACCTCCACGCTCCACGCCGAGCCGGACCCACCCGCTCCGGCGGCTAAGCCGGAATCCAAGACCATCATCCACGAAGGGAAATACACCTACATCTTTGACAGCGGTACCGCACCGGATCTCAAGGAGTGGCAGAACACCGAGTTCGCCGCAGTCGTCAAGGAATGGTATCCGAAGCTCAACACGATGCTTCCCAGCAACGGCTACAACGCCGCCACGACCGTCTCCTTCCGCTTCCGGGATGATATGAAGGGGACACCCGCCTGGGCGGCGGGCACGGAAATATCCCTCAACGCCCCTTGGTTCCGCAATAACCTCAAGGGCGAAGCGCGCGGCTGCGTCGTCCACGAGATGGTCCACATCGTCCAAGGCTACGGCCGCGGCAAGAACCCCACCCCGGGCTGGATCACCGAAGGTATCCCGGACTACATTCGCTGGTTCCTCTATGAGCCGCAGACCAAAGGCGCGGAAATCACCCGCGGCAACCTGGGCTCGGCGAAATACGATGCCAGCTACCGCATTTCCGCGAACTTCATCGACTGGGTCATCCGCACGAAGGACAAGGACCTGCTCGCCAAGTTGAACGAAGTCTGCCGCGAAGGAAAATACACCGAGAACTTCTGGAAGGAACGCACCAGGACCAGCCTCCAGGAGCTGGGCGAGGAATGGAAAAAGGCCAACGAAGAACGCCTCGCGAAATAA
- a CDS encoding valine--tRNA ligase, translating to MSELPKAYEPQAVEEKWYAAWVDGKCFEADASSEKDGYSIVIPPPNVTGILHLGHVLNNTLQDVLARRARQQGKEVLWLPGTDHAGIATQSKVERELKKNEGVGRRDLGRDKFLERVWDWKDQYGGIIIKQLKRLGCSCDWSRERFTMDESYTKWVSHVFVELFKEGLIYRGKRIVNWCPVSLTALSDEEVIMTPQRSKLYFMKYELADAPGEFLEISTTRPETLMGDVAVAVNPKDERFAKYIGRKVFRPFPHAEIPVIADDHVDIEFGTGALKITPAHDKADFEIGIRHNLPIIDVLTPDAHINCPEVPDLHGLDRFVARKKAAVKLEELGLLIKVEEYENNVGFSERAGVPIEPRISMQWFLKYPCVKEAADAVANGDIKFRPERWSKTYAHWMENLQDWCISRQLWWGHQIPVWYRKDKLEALKGAESLDMADFQSGDIHVGIDAPADAENWERDEDVMDTWFSSWLWPFATMADVGEQTPTLKKFYPTDDLVTGPDIIFFWVARMIMAGFRFAGELPFKNVYFTAIIRDLQGRKMSKSLGNSPDPIDLMEKYGADGLRFGLLRIAPVGSDIRFDEAHVEEGRNFANKLYNACRFRQMAGDDSEWEELELRPHHVDIMAKLDELTVDLERAYGEYRFGEVAHLLYEFLWNEFCDKFLEAVKGDLRETATADARNATLATFDAVMSRYLQLIHPYMPHVTEELSLRMGFVEEGEFLMQKELPEEPLLDGLEQEGIDNAKAVAGAVYEAAGRLRNLKAEYKLASRKDVTFVVKPSVDWLAEETDILALLAGSKEVRIDSTYEAPKGTPVALTPVGEIYLPLEGLIDVESERLRISKEIESTTKEVAKCEGKLGNASFVDRAPPEVVEQEKARLAEWKAKLAQLQEMLAALA from the coding sequence ATGTCCGAGTTGCCGAAAGCCTATGAACCCCAAGCGGTGGAAGAAAAATGGTACGCCGCCTGGGTCGACGGGAAATGCTTTGAAGCCGATGCCTCCTCCGAAAAGGACGGCTACTCCATCGTCATTCCCCCGCCGAACGTCACCGGCATCCTCCATCTCGGCCACGTCCTGAACAACACGCTGCAGGACGTGCTGGCCCGCCGTGCCCGCCAGCAGGGGAAGGAAGTGCTGTGGTTGCCCGGCACCGACCACGCCGGCATCGCCACCCAGTCGAAGGTGGAGCGCGAGCTGAAGAAGAACGAAGGCGTGGGCCGCCGCGATCTCGGTCGCGACAAGTTCCTCGAGCGCGTCTGGGACTGGAAGGACCAGTACGGCGGCATCATCATCAAGCAGTTGAAGCGTCTCGGCTGCTCCTGTGACTGGAGCCGCGAGCGCTTCACCATGGACGAGTCCTACACGAAGTGGGTGAGCCATGTGTTCGTGGAGCTCTTCAAGGAAGGCCTCATCTACCGCGGCAAGCGTATCGTGAACTGGTGCCCGGTGTCGCTGACCGCCCTTTCCGATGAAGAGGTGATCATGACCCCGCAGCGCTCGAAGCTCTACTTCATGAAGTATGAGCTGGCGGATGCTCCGGGCGAGTTCCTCGAGATTTCCACCACCCGCCCGGAAACCCTGATGGGTGACGTGGCCGTGGCCGTGAATCCGAAGGATGAGCGCTTCGCGAAATACATCGGCCGCAAGGTGTTCCGTCCGTTCCCGCATGCGGAGATTCCGGTGATCGCGGACGATCACGTGGACATCGAGTTCGGCACCGGCGCGCTGAAAATCACTCCCGCCCACGACAAGGCGGACTTCGAGATCGGCATCCGTCACAACCTGCCGATCATCGACGTGCTCACTCCCGACGCGCACATCAACTGCCCGGAGGTGCCGGACCTCCACGGTCTCGACCGTTTCGTGGCCCGCAAGAAGGCTGCGGTGAAGTTGGAAGAACTTGGCCTCCTCATCAAGGTGGAGGAGTATGAGAACAACGTCGGCTTCTCCGAGCGTGCCGGTGTGCCGATCGAGCCGCGCATCTCGATGCAGTGGTTCCTCAAGTATCCCTGCGTGAAGGAAGCCGCGGATGCCGTGGCCAATGGCGATATCAAGTTCCGTCCGGAGCGCTGGTCGAAGACCTACGCCCACTGGATGGAGAATCTCCAGGACTGGTGCATCAGCCGCCAGCTCTGGTGGGGCCACCAGATTCCGGTGTGGTATCGCAAGGACAAGCTTGAAGCCCTCAAGGGCGCTGAGTCGCTCGACATGGCGGACTTCCAGTCCGGTGACATCCATGTGGGCATCGACGCGCCTGCCGATGCGGAGAACTGGGAGCGCGACGAGGACGTGATGGACACCTGGTTTTCGTCATGGCTGTGGCCCTTCGCGACCATGGCGGACGTGGGCGAACAGACGCCGACCTTGAAGAAGTTCTATCCGACCGACGATCTCGTGACCGGTCCGGACATCATCTTCTTCTGGGTGGCGCGCATGATCATGGCCGGCTTCCGCTTTGCCGGAGAACTGCCGTTCAAGAACGTCTACTTCACCGCGATCATCCGCGACCTGCAGGGCCGCAAGATGTCGAAGTCGCTGGGCAACTCGCCCGATCCCATCGACCTGATGGAGAAATACGGCGCGGACGGCCTGCGCTTCGGCCTGCTGCGCATCGCGCCGGTGGGCAGCGACATCCGTTTCGATGAAGCGCACGTCGAGGAAGGCCGCAACTTCGCCAACAAGCTCTACAACGCCTGCCGCTTCCGCCAGATGGCCGGAGACGACAGCGAGTGGGAGGAACTGGAACTGCGTCCGCACCACGTGGACATCATGGCAAAGCTCGATGAACTCACCGTCGACCTCGAACGTGCCTATGGCGAATACCGCTTCGGTGAAGTGGCGCACCTGCTCTACGAATTCCTCTGGAACGAGTTCTGCGACAAGTTCCTGGAAGCCGTGAAGGGTGACCTGCGCGAGACCGCCACCGCGGACGCCCGCAATGCCACGCTCGCCACCTTCGATGCGGTGATGAGCCGCTATCTTCAGCTCATCCATCCCTACATGCCACACGTGACCGAGGAGCTTTCGCTCCGCATGGGCTTCGTGGAGGAAGGCGAGTTCCTGATGCAGAAGGAACTGCCGGAAGAGCCGTTGCTGGATGGTCTGGAGCAGGAAGGTATCGACAACGCCAAGGCCGTGGCCGGTGCGGTGTACGAAGCCGCCGGTCGCCTCCGCAACCTGAAGGCCGAATACAAGCTCGCATCCCGCAAGGACGTGACTTTCGTGGTGAAGCCTTCGGTTGATTGGCTCGCTGAGGAAACCGACATTCTCGCGCTGCTGGCGGGCTCGAAGGAAGTGCGCATCGATTCCACCTACGAGGCACCGAAGGGCACTCCGGTTGCCCTGACTCCGGTGGGCGAGATCTATCTTCCACTTGAAGGTTTGATCGATGTCGAATCGGAGCGCTTGCGCATTTCCAAGGAAATCGAATCGACGACCAAGGAAGTCGCAAAATGTGAAGGAAAGCTCGGCAATGCCAGCTTCGTGGATCGCGCGCCTCCGGAAGTCGTTGAACAGGAAAAGGCCCGTCTTGCGGAGTGGAAGGCGAAGCTCGCCCAGCTCCAGGAGATGCTCGCCGCTCTTGCCTGA
- a CDS encoding DUF4332 domain-containing protein, with protein sequence MSNLQTIPGIGKSSVELLEAAGFLDEASLAKAGLDQLVAELERANSILKIAKRAPRRAEVEKWLSAARERVGIEEPEETDEPVAPLVAVNYEENPEVAVMLAKAPAAQPLPPKLLIESQLAVSDIPPAVLLNRVVGDLDVRVSETAASKPTKLPVSGASAVQLGDAPAPRRDIDASRIRSIADVAPMASKPGTSSATSGNGDDRVALIRAPREGTNKGRNPESRFYIRGVLHTHPFQVMFGAFVTLVMMVVLPLAIVAAGLLLLSDMRPESFGWVPKWFLAFPIALPVTGLAYLIWGVGAGKRRICGQRLFVPKNCRKNAKAHHVKGIGYIIPTALHMLVFRWFRCTYCGTPVRLKE encoded by the coding sequence ATGTCGAATCTTCAAACCATCCCGGGCATTGGTAAATCTTCGGTCGAGCTTCTCGAGGCCGCCGGATTTCTCGATGAGGCATCGCTCGCGAAGGCGGGTCTGGATCAACTGGTGGCGGAACTGGAGCGGGCGAACTCGATCCTGAAGATCGCCAAGCGCGCACCGCGCAGGGCCGAGGTGGAGAAATGGCTTTCCGCCGCGCGCGAGCGGGTGGGAATTGAGGAACCGGAGGAAACCGACGAACCTGTCGCGCCATTGGTGGCGGTGAACTACGAGGAGAATCCCGAGGTCGCGGTCATGCTCGCCAAGGCTCCCGCCGCCCAACCGCTGCCACCGAAGCTGCTCATCGAAAGCCAGCTTGCCGTTTCCGATATTCCGCCTGCCGTATTGCTCAACCGCGTGGTGGGTGACTTGGATGTGCGGGTCAGCGAAACCGCCGCCTCCAAACCAACGAAACTGCCGGTTTCCGGGGCCTCCGCCGTGCAACTCGGTGATGCTCCGGCACCCAGGCGTGATATTGATGCCTCGCGCATCCGCTCGATTGCGGACGTGGCCCCGATGGCATCGAAACCGGGCACCTCGTCCGCCACCTCTGGAAATGGCGATGACCGTGTCGCACTAATCCGAGCCCCCCGTGAAGGCACCAACAAGGGCCGTAATCCGGAATCCCGTTTTTATATCCGCGGAGTACTCCACACGCACCCGTTCCAAGTCATGTTCGGTGCCTTCGTCACGCTGGTGATGATGGTGGTGCTGCCGCTGGCCATCGTGGCGGCTGGATTGCTATTGCTCAGTGATATGCGGCCGGAAAGCTTTGGTTGGGTGCCGAAGTGGTTCCTCGCATTCCCCATCGCCCTGCCGGTCACCGGCTTGGCCTACCTGATCTGGGGCGTGGGAGCTGGCAAGCGCCGCATCTGTGGCCAGCGCCTGTTCGTTCCGAAGAACTGCCGGAAGAATGCCAAGGCGCATCATGTGAAGGGCATCGGCTACATCATCCCGACCGCGCTCCACATGCTGGTGTTCCGCTGGTTCCGCTGCACCTATTGCGGCACGCCGGTCCGTTTGAAGGAATAG
- a CDS encoding sulfatase-like hydrolase/transferase — MLKRISLFLLFLVPALHAERPNIILIESDDQRPDAIAALGNPTVKTPGLDRLVGSGMAFTNARNQGSYNAAVCVASRSMLQSGQSLWHYDDNLQGRVTLGELLQKAGYHTYGTGKWHNGNESLKRSFTAADNITPGFLPKGHDSAFATLTVHDGKIAKGANVPPRLSTDLIGSTALDFLKGYDGGKPFFLYVGFNAPHDPYTADKEYEKLYRDASGKSTVPPPPAFRPNHGFDPGVLKIRDEVLLPRPLDPAALADQNAIYDAMISHLDSWVGKLQDELKTRGLDKNTLVVFTSDHGLARGSHGLLGKQNVYEHTLKIPFVISGPGVAAGKRTDNAVYNFELYRTIADYAGAKAPDQAEGFSIRPILEGREFKGRDATYHGYTSLMRAVVVDGWKLIEYRVRGERHTQLFHIAEDRTEEKDLSANPAQADRLKSLRERMIVERDRYGDEDGDFWNGIGFGKPLAKTSNPHGKPKPKDHTQEEER, encoded by the coding sequence ATGCTGAAGCGTATTTCCCTTTTCCTGCTCTTCCTGGTTCCGGCTCTCCACGCGGAGCGGCCGAACATCATCCTGATTGAGTCCGATGACCAGAGGCCCGATGCCATCGCCGCCCTCGGCAACCCCACGGTGAAGACCCCGGGACTGGACCGGCTCGTTGGCAGTGGAATGGCCTTCACCAATGCCCGCAATCAAGGCTCCTACAATGCCGCGGTCTGTGTGGCCAGCCGCTCGATGCTCCAATCCGGGCAATCGCTCTGGCACTACGATGACAATCTCCAAGGGCGGGTGACGCTCGGCGAACTGCTTCAGAAGGCCGGGTATCACACCTATGGTACCGGCAAGTGGCACAACGGAAACGAATCACTGAAGCGCTCCTTCACCGCTGCGGACAACATCACTCCCGGCTTCCTGCCGAAAGGGCATGACAGTGCCTTCGCCACCCTCACGGTGCATGATGGCAAGATCGCGAAGGGGGCGAACGTCCCGCCGCGTCTGTCCACCGATCTCATCGGCTCCACGGCGCTCGATTTCCTCAAGGGCTATGATGGCGGCAAGCCGTTCTTCCTCTACGTCGGCTTCAATGCGCCTCACGACCCCTACACCGCGGACAAGGAATACGAGAAGCTCTACCGCGATGCGTCCGGCAAATCGACCGTGCCACCTCCTCCGGCCTTCCGACCGAACCATGGCTTCGATCCCGGTGTGCTGAAGATCCGCGACGAGGTGCTGCTGCCACGTCCGCTCGATCCCGCCGCACTGGCGGATCAGAACGCGATCTATGATGCGATGATCAGCCACCTGGATAGCTGGGTGGGCAAGCTGCAGGATGAACTCAAGACCCGCGGCCTCGACAAGAACACGCTGGTCGTTTTCACCAGCGATCACGGTCTCGCACGCGGCAGCCATGGCTTGCTCGGCAAGCAGAACGTCTATGAACACACGTTGAAGATTCCTTTCGTCATCAGTGGGCCTGGCGTTGCGGCGGGAAAGCGGACCGACAATGCTGTGTATAACTTCGAGCTCTATCGTACTATTGCCGACTACGCGGGTGCGAAGGCTCCGGATCAGGCGGAAGGTTTTTCCATCCGGCCGATCCTGGAAGGCAGGGAGTTCAAGGGGCGTGATGCCACCTATCATGGTTACACCAGCCTCATGCGTGCGGTGGTGGTGGATGGCTGGAAGCTCATCGAGTATCGCGTGAGGGGTGAGAGGCATACGCAGCTCTTCCATATTGCGGAGGATCGAACGGAAGAGAAGGACCTCTCTGCCAATCCCGCGCAGGCGGACCGGCTGAAATCACTGCGTGAACGCATGATCGTGGAGCGTGATCGCTACGGGGATGAGGACGGGGATTTCTGGAATGGCATCGGCTTTGGTAAGCCACTGGCCAAGACCTCCAATCCACACGGCAAACCCAAGCCGAAGGATCATACACAGGAGGAGGAGCGATAG